In Stomoxys calcitrans chromosome 2, idStoCalc2.1, whole genome shotgun sequence, the following proteins share a genomic window:
- the LOC106089014 gene encoding circadian clock-controlled protein daywake: MANIALNIKKQGTRSLLRILLALLMVSIVHTDEPTNSLTPCKLHDSNNGGCLKDLWQNILIKGIKDVPGVKWISIDPYKIKRIHVKVDTPIVNLDMDFKKIVITGLINSKVTDVSVKNEKTFYLGLKIPNILLKAEYGLAGRALVLNIDGKGPAEVEMKELEMEFAVDTKRVKKDSDDFFEVQSLKSNVKHIGFMHFQFDNLFGENKALTDSANDVFNQNWSQLIELMRPVIEEAIDASLLGQAKKYLDPLPGRIIFSDL; encoded by the exons ATGGCTAACATAGcactaaatattaaaaaacaaggGACGAGGTCATTATTGCGTATTCTGTTGGCATTACTTATGGTATCAATTGTGCACACTGACGAACCAA CAAACTCGTTGACACCCTGTAAATTACACGACTCCAACAATGGAGGCTGCTTAAAAGATCTGTGGCAGAATATTCTTATAAAGGGCATCAAAG ATGTGCCCGGCGTCAAGTGGATTTCCATCGATCCCTACAAAATTAAAAGAATACACGTGAAAGTGGATACTCCCATCGTTAATCTAGACATGGACTTCAAAAAAATTGTCATCACGGGTCTCATAAATTCAAAAGTAACGGATGTAAG TGTAAAGAACGAAAAAACATTCTATTTGGGTTTGAAAATACCTAATATACTTTTGAAAGCCGAGTATGGTCTAGCTGGACGAGCACTGGTACTCAATATTGATGGAAAAGGTCCCGCCGAGGTTGAAATGA AGGAACTGGAAATGGAATTCGCAGTTGACACCAAACGTGTTAAAAAAGATTCGGACGATTTCTTTGAAGTGCAGTCGTTGAAGTCAAATGTCAAACATATTGGGTTCATGCATTTCCAATTCGATAATCTGTTTGGAGAAAATAAAGCATTGACCGATAGTGCCAATGACGTGTTTAACCAGAACTGGAGTCAGTTAATAGAACTAATGCGCCCGGTCATTGAAGAAGCAATTGATGCCTCCTTATTGGGCCAAGCTAAGAAATATCTAGATCCATTGCCCGGTCGTATAATTTTCTCCGATTTATAA